From Ignisphaera aggregans DSM 17230, the proteins below share one genomic window:
- a CDS encoding conserved hypothetical protein (KEGG: tpe:Tpen_1540 hypothetical protein~SPTR: A1S0F6 Putative uncharacterized protein), with product MPFTPLHLGPALVLGYALRKKIHWPTFIIANIIVDIEGFLLITGLLRIKGYPLHGYLHTFLASVIAGSILGYIMFHADKFLENLFKQLYLVDSRRELWRYILAGISGWALHVLLDAPLYYDIKPLYPLKINPFLISENYVGLYSDLMIIMLILGIILYAIHVYKSSSQKLHR from the coding sequence ATGCCTTTTACACCTCTCCACCTAGGCCCTGCACTAGTTCTAGGATATGCTCTGAGAAAGAAGATCCACTGGCCTACATTTATAATAGCTAACATTATTGTTGATATAGAAGGATTTCTCTTAATAACAGGATTACTAAGAATAAAAGGCTATCCTCTCCATGGATATCTCCATACATTCCTAGCATCAGTAATAGCAGGTTCAATCCTAGGCTACATAATGTTTCATGCAGATAAATTCCTAGAGAATCTCTTTAAACAGCTATATCTTGTAGATAGTAGGAGAGAGCTATGGAGATATATTCTAGCTGGAATATCTGGATGGGCTCTCCATGTATTACTTGATGCACCACTATACTACGACATTAAACCGCTATATCCATTAAAAATAAATCCATTCCTTATATCAGAAAATTATGTAGGACTCTACTCAGATTTAATGATAATAATGCTAATCCTTGGAATAATTCTCTACGCTATACATGTATATAAATCTTCTTCACAAAAACTACATAGATAA
- a CDS encoding aldo/keto reductase (COGs: COG0667 oxidoreductase (related to aryl-alcohol dehydrogenase)~KEGG: cma:Cmaq_0471 aldo/keto reductase~SPTR: A8MBX3 Aldo/keto reductase~PFAM: Aldo/keto reductase family) — MQYVRLGWSGLKVSKICLGTMSFGDPRLQSFGGGGWIVGREEALKVLKKAWDLGINFFDTANVYSMGKSEEILGEFLQEIDREEAVVATKVYFPIGPDPNDRGVRV, encoded by the coding sequence ATGCAATATGTTCGTCTTGGATGGTCTGGGCTAAAGGTGTCTAAAATATGTTTAGGGACAATGAGCTTTGGAGATCCTAGACTACAATCATTTGGTGGAGGTGGCTGGATTGTTGGGAGGGAAGAGGCTTTAAAGGTTTTGAAAAAGGCATGGGATTTAGGTATAAACTTCTTTGATACTGCAAATGTGTATTCTATGGGTAAGTCTGAGGAGATTTTAGGGGAATTTCTCCAGGAGATTGATAGGGAGGAAGCTGTTGTTGCAACCAAGGTCTATTTCCCTATAGGGCCAGATCCTAATGATAGAGGGGTTCGGGTCTGA